The Formosa sp. Hel1_33_131 genome window below encodes:
- a CDS encoding ABC1 kinase family protein, giving the protein MKSIDRIPTSKIQRAGKLVSTGAKVGVNYLKYYGEKITKTESEAKENLNKNNAEDIYSGLKQLKGSALKVAQMLSMEKSILPQAYVDKFSLAQFSVPPLSSPLVIKTFKKYFGQHPNQIFDEFDSESVNAASIGQVHKAEKDGKQLAVKIQYPGVADSIKSDLAMVKPIAIKMFNIKGKDSDKYFQEVEDKLVEETNYNLEISQSKEIANACLHIPNLLFPEYYEDYSSDRIITMDFMKGEHLSEFTKYNTDKDKANQLGQALWDFFMFQIHTLRKVHADPHPGNFLINEDAQLIALDFGCMKSIPDEFYIPYFELSDKNIIDNPALFKEKLYELEILTPTDTPEELVFFTDMFHELLSVFTLPFHDPIFDFSNPDFFDKIGDLAQRYSKSTELRKFNGNRGSKHFIYINRTFFGLYNLMFDLKASAVKINQFNNY; this is encoded by the coding sequence ATGAAGTCAATCGACCGAATTCCAACTTCAAAAATACAACGCGCTGGAAAACTTGTTTCAACGGGTGCCAAGGTAGGCGTTAACTACCTAAAATATTACGGTGAAAAAATCACCAAAACAGAATCAGAAGCCAAAGAAAATCTCAATAAAAACAATGCTGAAGATATTTATTCAGGATTAAAACAACTCAAAGGAAGTGCTTTAAAAGTGGCACAAATGTTGAGCATGGAAAAAAGTATTTTACCACAAGCTTACGTGGATAAATTTTCTTTAGCTCAATTCTCAGTTCCGCCCTTATCCTCTCCATTAGTCATTAAAACATTTAAAAAATATTTTGGGCAACACCCCAACCAAATTTTTGATGAATTCGACTCAGAATCCGTCAATGCGGCGAGTATTGGTCAAGTTCATAAAGCCGAAAAAGATGGCAAACAATTGGCCGTTAAAATACAGTATCCTGGCGTTGCAGACAGTATCAAATCAGACTTGGCGATGGTGAAACCCATTGCCATCAAAATGTTTAATATCAAAGGAAAAGATTCGGACAAGTATTTCCAAGAAGTTGAAGACAAATTGGTGGAAGAAACCAATTACAATCTTGAAATTTCTCAAAGCAAAGAAATTGCGAACGCTTGCCTTCACATCCCTAATTTGTTGTTTCCTGAATATTACGAGGATTACTCCTCAGACCGCATCATCACGATGGATTTTATGAAAGGTGAACATCTTTCTGAATTCACAAAATACAACACGGATAAAGACAAGGCAAACCAACTTGGACAGGCTCTTTGGGACTTTTTTATGTTTCAAATTCACACGCTCAGAAAAGTACATGCAGATCCCCACCCTGGTAATTTTCTAATAAATGAAGATGCACAACTGATTGCTTTGGATTTTGGATGTATGAAGTCCATACCCGATGAGTTTTACATTCCTTACTTTGAATTATCTGACAAAAACATCATTGACAACCCTGCGTTGTTCAAAGAGAAATTATACGAATTAGAAATTTTAACACCCACCGATACCCCCGAGGAACTGGTGTTTTTTACGGATATGTTTCATGAGTTATTAAGTGTGTTTACACTGCCTTTTCACGATCCAATCTTTGATTTTTCCAATCCTGATTTTTTTGATAAAATCGGAGACTTAGCACAACGATACAGCAAAAGCACCGAACTCCGAAAGTTTAACGGCAACCGTGGTTCCAAGCATTTTATATACATCAACCGAACCTTTTTTGGACTGTATAATTTAATGTTTGATTTGAAAGCTTCGGCTGTAAAAATTAACCAATTTAACAACTACTAA
- a CDS encoding glutathione peroxidase, producing MSLYNIEINSLDGSPINLNDYKGKHILFVNVASECGFTGQYEDLQKLYDTYQDKLMVIGVPCNQFGGQEPGTSDQIQSFCSKNYGVTFLMTEKIDVKGDNQHPLYKWLTNKDLNSVKSTSVKWNFQKYLVDGNGAFVDYFYSITKPLSSKITRQLK from the coding sequence ATGTCTTTATATAACATTGAAATTAACAGTCTTGATGGAAGTCCCATCAATCTAAACGACTACAAAGGAAAACACATCCTGTTTGTAAACGTTGCTTCTGAATGTGGTTTTACGGGACAGTATGAAGACCTTCAAAAACTGTACGACACCTATCAAGATAAGCTGATGGTCATCGGAGTTCCTTGCAACCAATTTGGCGGTCAAGAGCCTGGTACTTCAGATCAAATACAATCGTTTTGTTCAAAAAATTACGGCGTAACTTTCTTAATGACTGAAAAAATCGACGTTAAAGGAGATAATCAACACCCACTATATAAGTGGTTAACCAACAAGGATTTAAACAGTGTTAAAAGCACTTCCGTAAAATGGAATTTTCAAAAGTATTTAGTCGATGGTAACGGAGCCTTTGTAGATTATTTCTATTCGATTACAAAACCATTAAGTAGTAAAATAACACGTCAATTAAAATAA
- a CDS encoding flavin reductase family protein has protein sequence MLHLRRQDFDDLDHVYRINMMNSCSGFKSANLIGTKSNDGTPNVAVFSSVTHLGSNPPLLGIVFRPVSDVPRNTYDNIKETGQFTVNHIHLDIIEQAHHTSAKYDKSISEFDITKLEEEYKNDWHAPFVKGAPIQMALTYCEEYIIKTNNTVQLIAEIKDLYIQDDIVETDGFVNLAKANIVAINGLDGYALPALKQRIEYQRPKK, from the coding sequence ATGTTACACTTAAGACGGCAAGATTTTGATGATTTAGACCATGTTTACAGAATAAACATGATGAACAGTTGCTCCGGTTTTAAATCGGCAAACCTCATTGGAACCAAATCAAATGATGGCACACCAAACGTGGCTGTTTTTAGTTCTGTAACCCATTTAGGATCCAATCCTCCATTGCTAGGAATTGTTTTTAGACCCGTGTCTGATGTGCCAAGAAATACGTATGATAACATCAAAGAAACAGGGCAGTTTACAGTGAATCATATCCACTTAGACATTATTGAGCAAGCGCACCATACCTCTGCTAAATACGATAAAAGTATCTCGGAATTTGACATTACAAAACTGGAAGAAGAATACAAAAACGATTGGCATGCGCCCTTTGTAAAAGGCGCACCAATTCAGATGGCACTCACCTATTGTGAGGAATATATCATCAAAACCAATAACACCGTGCAACTCATTGCCGAAATAAAGGATTTGTATATTCAAGATGATATTGTTGAAACCGATGGATTTGTCAATTTAGCAAAAGCTAATATTGTTGCCATAAATGGCTTGGACGGCTATGCCTTGCCCGCTCTTAAACAACGCATCGAGTACCAACGTCCAAAGAAATAA
- a CDS encoding DUF2256 domain-containing protein: MKKTNLPTKVCVQCQRPFTWRKKWEKNWESVKYCSKKCSSLRKQSS, encoded by the coding sequence TTGAAAAAAACAAATCTCCCTACCAAAGTTTGCGTCCAATGCCAACGTCCATTTACATGGCGAAAGAAATGGGAGAAAAACTGGGAATCCGTCAAATATTGCAGTAAAAAATGCAGCAGTCTACGAAAACAATCGAGCTGA
- a CDS encoding SDR family NAD(P)-dependent oxidoreductase: protein MKKIIIIGGSKGIGKAITESLLKEHQVINISRTAPEFQHANLSHFSCDVLADELPEIEDADGLVYCPGSINLKPFNRLSIDDFRTDFEINVIGAVKCIQVYTKALTKSEAASIVLFSTVATKLGMPFHASIATAKSAVEGLTKSVAADLAPKIRVNAIAPTITDTELAAKFLRNERMIESTIQRHPLKKYLEPSEVAAMAEYLLSDVSKSISGQIFNLDCGIVSLKL, encoded by the coding sequence ATGAAAAAAATTATTATTATTGGGGGTAGTAAAGGTATTGGAAAAGCTATTACCGAAAGTTTGCTTAAAGAGCATCAAGTCATCAATATCAGTCGAACGGCTCCGGAGTTCCAACACGCTAACTTATCACATTTTTCCTGCGATGTATTAGCCGATGAATTACCTGAAATTGAAGATGCTGATGGACTGGTGTATTGTCCAGGAAGTATCAATCTCAAGCCATTCAACAGGTTGAGTATCGATGATTTTAGAACCGATTTTGAAATAAACGTAATTGGTGCCGTTAAATGCATTCAAGTCTATACAAAAGCACTTACCAAAAGTGAGGCTGCTTCTATCGTCTTGTTTAGCACGGTCGCTACAAAATTAGGAATGCCATTTCATGCCAGCATCGCCACTGCAAAATCTGCCGTTGAAGGACTGACCAAGTCTGTAGCAGCCGATTTAGCTCCTAAAATTAGAGTCAATGCGATTGCGCCAACGATTACGGATACAGAATTAGCCGCTAAATTTCTTAGAAATGAACGCATGATTGAAAGTACCATTCAGCGTCATCCTTTGAAAAAATACCTAGAGCCTTCAGAAGTTGCTGCCATGGCAGAATACCTTCTTTCAGACGTCTCTAAGTCAATTTCTGGGCAAATTTTTAACCTAGATTGCGGTATCGTCTCTTTAAAATTATAA
- the folE gene encoding GTP cyclohydrolase I FolE, giving the protein MNTKVTTENEDLLNGFSNHEIGDDHLFTGLETPMKKDAFKLSDGDKKKKIAVLFEEIMDVLGLDLTDDSLKGTPERVAKMYIDEIFSGLNPKNKPKVALFDNKYQYNQMLVEKDITFYSNCEHHFVPIIGKAHISYISSGKVIGLSKLNRIVQYYAKRPQVQERLTNQIAEELKGILGTEDVAVIIDAKHLCVSSRGIKDDTSATVTAFYGGTFNTSAKIAELQNYLKL; this is encoded by the coding sequence ATGAATACTAAAGTTACTACAGAAAACGAAGATTTGTTAAATGGATTTTCAAATCATGAAATTGGAGATGACCACCTCTTTACTGGGTTAGAAACGCCAATGAAGAAAGATGCTTTTAAGCTTTCAGATGGAGATAAGAAGAAGAAAATAGCTGTTTTATTTGAAGAAATCATGGATGTTTTGGGCTTAGACTTAACGGATGATTCTCTTAAAGGAACTCCTGAACGCGTTGCTAAAATGTATATTGATGAAATATTTTCTGGATTAAACCCTAAAAATAAACCAAAAGTAGCGTTATTTGATAATAAATATCAATACAACCAGATGCTGGTAGAAAAAGACATTACATTTTATTCCAATTGCGAACACCACTTTGTGCCTATTATTGGAAAAGCACATATTTCCTATATATCATCTGGAAAGGTAATCGGATTGTCTAAACTCAACCGCATTGTACAGTATTACGCCAAACGACCACAGGTTCAAGAGCGCCTTACCAATCAAATTGCAGAAGAATTAAAAGGCATTTTGGGAACCGAGGATGTAGCAGTCATTATTGACGCAAAACACCTATGTGTGTCTTCCAGAGGAATCAAAGACGATACCTCTGCAACTGTGACCGCTTTTTATGGGGGCACTTTTAATACCTCAGCAAAAATTGCTGAATTACAAAATTATTTAAAACTATAA
- a CDS encoding TspO/MBR family protein encodes MKFYKGLLLFILINFSALAIGTWLMNDGPRTEWYINLNQAQWSPPGWVFGVAWSSIMILFSVYMTFLIQVNRSKKVVLLFSAQFVLNIIWNYLFFNRHLINIGLLNIILLTVLMFYFLIAFKNSLKNKRFYVLPYCIWLVLATSLNLYIALYN; translated from the coding sequence ATGAAATTTTATAAAGGCTTACTCCTTTTTATTCTCATTAATTTTAGTGCACTTGCAATCGGAACTTGGCTCATGAATGACGGCCCACGAACCGAATGGTACATCAATCTGAATCAAGCACAATGGTCTCCACCCGGCTGGGTTTTTGGAGTGGCTTGGAGCAGTATTATGATTCTGTTTTCAGTGTATATGACTTTTTTAATTCAAGTGAATCGATCCAAAAAAGTTGTACTCCTATTTAGCGCTCAATTCGTGTTGAACATAATTTGGAATTATCTATTTTTCAATCGACACCTTATCAATATAGGCTTACTTAACATCATACTTTTAACGGTATTAATGTTTTATTTCCTGATAGCATTTAAAAATTCCCTTAAGAATAAACGTTTTTATGTACTGCCCTATTGCATCTGGTTGGTACTCGCAACTTCTTTAAACTTATACATCGCATTATATAATTAA
- a CDS encoding cryptochrome/photolyase family protein codes for MKTLRLILGDQLNAQHSWYASVSESTVYCMFEMRQETDYVKHHIQKVVGFFAAMRDFSKQLEAQGHKVVYLTLDDTTNLQNLEENIKNIINSQGIESFEYQSPDEYRLDTQLKSICSTLSIPSSEVDTEHFYTKRDELSVFYEGKKQFVMERFYRYMRKKHHILMEGEQPEGGEWNYDKSNRNKWKGSPEIPPFLDFKNPVKDILETIHTASIKTIGRFNDTTFSYPINRKQSLEQLDYFNQNLLVHFGDYQDALHNEEVYLFHSRLSFAMNLKLISPKEIVDSVLVHYRANHEEISISQVEGFIRQVIGWREYMRGMYWAQMPEYKTLNTLDNHHAIPEFFWTGDTKMNCLSKTINNSLDNAYAHHIQRLMITGNYLLLTQTHPDEVDDWYLGIYIDALEWVQLPNTRGMSQFADGGLIATKPYVSSGSYINKMSNYCSGCQYNVKERLGENACPFNSLYWNFLDDKRPQLATNFRMKMMYSVLNKFSTDELIAMKLRASQVIETPEKF; via the coding sequence ATGAAAACACTTCGTCTTATTCTTGGGGATCAACTAAACGCACAACATTCGTGGTATGCGTCTGTTTCAGAATCAACCGTGTATTGTATGTTTGAAATGCGTCAAGAAACGGATTATGTGAAACACCACATTCAAAAAGTAGTGGGGTTTTTTGCAGCCATGCGCGATTTCTCAAAACAACTGGAGGCACAAGGTCACAAGGTTGTTTATTTAACTTTAGACGACACTACCAACCTTCAGAATCTAGAAGAGAATATCAAAAATATTATCAACTCTCAAGGCATTGAATCCTTTGAATACCAATCGCCAGATGAATACCGGTTAGATACGCAACTGAAATCGATTTGCAGTACGCTTTCAATTCCATCGTCAGAAGTGGATACCGAACATTTTTATACCAAACGTGACGAACTATCTGTTTTTTACGAAGGGAAAAAGCAATTTGTAATGGAACGCTTTTATCGGTATATGCGTAAGAAACATCATATTTTGATGGAGGGCGAACAACCTGAAGGTGGAGAGTGGAATTACGACAAAAGCAATCGTAACAAATGGAAAGGCTCCCCAGAAATACCTCCATTTTTAGACTTTAAAAACCCTGTTAAAGATATATTAGAAACGATTCACACTGCTAGCATTAAAACCATCGGGCGTTTTAATGACACTACCTTTTCATACCCCATAAACAGAAAACAATCCCTAGAACAACTTGATTATTTTAATCAAAATTTATTGGTTCATTTTGGGGATTATCAAGACGCCTTGCACAACGAGGAGGTATATCTATTTCACTCCCGTCTGTCGTTTGCCATGAACCTAAAACTAATCAGTCCCAAAGAAATTGTGGATTCTGTTTTGGTTCATTACCGAGCAAATCACGAAGAAATTTCAATATCTCAAGTAGAAGGGTTTATTAGACAAGTGATCGGATGGCGCGAATATATGCGGGGTATGTACTGGGCACAAATGCCTGAATACAAGACTTTAAATACCCTTGACAATCACCATGCGATTCCAGAATTCTTTTGGACGGGTGACACAAAAATGAATTGCTTGAGCAAAACAATAAATAATTCTTTGGACAACGCTTATGCGCATCACATTCAGCGTTTGATGATTACGGGGAATTATTTATTGTTAACCCAAACCCACCCCGATGAAGTTGACGATTGGTATTTGGGGATTTACATTGATGCTTTGGAGTGGGTACAACTTCCCAACACCCGCGGAATGAGTCAGTTTGCCGATGGAGGCTTGATTGCAACAAAACCCTATGTGTCTTCTGGCAGTTACATCAATAAAATGAGTAATTACTGCAGTGGCTGTCAATACAACGTCAAAGAACGCTTGGGAGAAAATGCCTGCCCTTTTAATAGTTTATACTGGAATTTTCTAGATGATAAACGCCCTCAACTGGCCACAAACTTCCGTATGAAAATGATGTATTCTGTGTTAAATAAGTTCTCAACTGACGAGCTAATTGCCATGAAATTAAGAGCTTCTCAAGTCATAGAAACCCCTGAGAAATTTTAA
- a CDS encoding TetR family transcriptional regulator C-terminal domain-containing protein — MAKKNTLTQNTLVKLYMEHVLEHNHAPKSIYTFAKSNGFEEADFYKFFANFEVLESTIFSLFFTNTIETLESSKDYPTYDSRNQLLSFYFTFFENLTANRSYVVYALNESSNQLENLKKLKGLRSKFLNYIDQLDIEVLQIKNKQLEQIKDSVVQETYWIQLMLTMKFWLDDTSTSFEKTDIFIEKSINASFDLINISPLKSFVDFGKFLIKEKISMH; from the coding sequence ATGGCCAAAAAAAATACCCTCACACAAAACACCCTAGTTAAGCTTTATATGGAGCATGTCTTAGAACACAACCACGCTCCGAAATCAATATATACCTTTGCAAAATCTAACGGCTTTGAGGAAGCTGATTTTTATAAATTCTTTGCGAATTTTGAAGTCCTTGAAAGTACGATATTCAGTCTGTTTTTCACAAACACTATAGAGACTTTGGAGTCCAGTAAGGACTACCCTACTTACGATTCCCGAAATCAATTATTAAGTTTCTACTTTACATTTTTTGAAAATTTAACCGCCAATAGAAGTTATGTGGTCTATGCTTTAAACGAAAGCAGCAACCAACTTGAGAACTTAAAAAAACTAAAAGGGTTGCGTTCAAAGTTTCTGAACTACATTGACCAATTAGATATTGAAGTTCTACAGATTAAAAATAAACAATTAGAACAAATTAAAGACAGTGTGGTTCAAGAAACTTACTGGATTCAACTGATGCTCACAATGAAATTTTGGTTGGATGACACTTCTACATCTTTTGAGAAAACAGATATTTTTATTGAGAAATCAATCAACGCAAGTTTCGATTTGATTAACATCTCCCCTCTTAAAAGCTTTGTGGATTTTGGAAAATTTTTAATCAAGGAAAAAATTAGCATGCACTAA
- a CDS encoding Lacal_2735 family protein — protein MFGIFKKKTPVEKLQDRYKKLMSEWHELSTTNRSASDAKYSEAQGLLDEIDKLNS, from the coding sequence ATGTTCGGAATTTTCAAAAAAAAGACCCCAGTCGAGAAACTTCAAGATCGTTATAAAAAGTTAATGTCAGAATGGCACGAACTTTCAACAACGAATCGCTCCGCGAGTGACGCGAAGTATTCTGAAGCGCAAGGGTTATTAGATGAAATTGACAAACTAAACAGCTAA
- a CDS encoding TIGR03643 family protein, whose protein sequence is MTLGVIEIDRIIEMAWEDRTTFEAIEHQFKLTEQEVIKVMRTYMKPKSFRLWRARVQGRKTKHQKLRSFESGRFKCTRQRQITHNKISKR, encoded by the coding sequence ATGACTTTAGGGGTTATAGAAATAGACCGAATTATTGAGATGGCGTGGGAAGACCGCACCACTTTTGAAGCGATTGAGCACCAGTTTAAACTCACTGAGCAAGAAGTAATCAAGGTAATGCGCACCTATATGAAGCCAAAAAGTTTCCGATTGTGGCGGGCGCGGGTTCAAGGCAGAAAAACAAAACATCAAAAATTACGGTCTTTTGAATCTGGAAGATTTAAATGTACAAGACAACGACAAATAACTCACAATAAAATATCAAAGCGTTAA